From Lolium perenne isolate Kyuss_39 chromosome 5, Kyuss_2.0, whole genome shotgun sequence, a single genomic window includes:
- the LOC127299132 gene encoding cysteine-rich receptor-like protein kinase 10, producing MMLVLLLLLLMPLSATATAELCGNGGNYTAKSTYQSNLAVLATTLASNASSSPQLFVAGSTGQSPDAVHALALCRGDFANDTACRDCVAASFQHAQQACPNRKGAAVYYEYDDTQRPGCVVGFSGDNDFLSPAYGITENSTLFQSWNSNNISGDGTASVVSAVVHNLLTVTAQDAAADTARRYATTVMDSVQTLYSLAQCTPDLSAGDCLACLQRLNGMVNATTSMRLGGRIFVLRCNIRFEAFMFFDQPTRRINPSSIAPAPPGKRRGTEPWVIAIRVAAPVALVVVCFILYRRRLGRRFRKGTTRLAEKSSHKSQGQDHEIVWEMGAEFSVYNFHDILEATCNFSEENKLGQGGFGPVYKGHFPDRSEIAVKRLASNSGQGFIEFKNEVELIAKLQHRNLVRLLGCCSQGEEKILIYEYLPNKSLDFFIFDEKKKVLLDWNKRLAIIEGIAEGLLYLHKHSRLRVIHRDLKPSNILLDTEMNPKISDFGLAKISTSSNIEENTTRRVVGTYGYMAPEYASEGLFSTKSDVFSFGVLILEILSGKKNSGSNQCGGFISFIGYAWQLWEEGRWTELVDVSLLPKYHSVEMMRCLNIALLCVQENASDRPTMLDVITMLSGDTMIQREPKHPPYFHLRVGNEEASGTTTDMIISTTTAR from the exons ATGATGctcgtcctgctcctcctcctcttgatgccGCTGTCGGCAACGGCAACAGCGGAGCTCTGCGGCAACGGCGGCAATTACACGGCCAAAAGCACCTACCAGTCCAATCTTGCCGTCCTCGCCACCACACTCGCTAGCAACGCATCCTCTTCTCCACAGCTATTCGTCGCCGGCAGCACCGGCCAGTCCCCCGACGCGGTGCACGCGCTCGCGCTCTGCCGCGGCGACTTCGCCAACGACACAGCGTGCAGAGACTGCGTCGCCGCCTCGTTCCAGCACGCGCAGCAGGCTTGCCCGAACCGCAAGGGCGCCGCTGTCTACTACGAGTACGACGACACACAGCGGCCAGGGTGCGTCGTCGGCTTCTCCGGCGACAACGACTTCCTCAGCCCAGCCTATGGCATCACCGAGAACTCCACGCTCTTCCAGTCGTGGAATTCGAACAACATCTCTGGCGACGGCACTGCCAGCGTCGtttccgccgtcgtccacaacctaCTTACGGTGACGGCCCAGGACGCGGCCGCCGACACTGCGAGGCGGTACGCCACCACGGTCATGGACTCCGTCCAGACGCTCTACTCCCTGGCTCAGTGCACGCCGGACCTGTCCGCCGGCGACTGCCTCGCGTGCCTTCAGCGGCTCAACGGCATGGTCAACGCCACCACTTCCATGCGACTGGGAGGACGGATCTTCGTGCTGCGCTGCAACATCAGGTTCGAAGCGTTCATGTTCTTCGACCAACCCACAAGGCGAATCAATCCATCGTCCattgctccggcgccgccaggcaAAA gacGTGGAACAGAACCTTGGGTGATTGCTATACGTGTAGCTGCTCCTGTGGCACTAGTAGTAGTTTGCTTCATCCTTTACCGTCGTCGCCTGGGAAGAAGATTCAGAAAAG GTACAACAAGACTAGCAGAAAAGAGCTCTCACAAATCTCAAGGACAAGATCATGAAATTGTTTGGGAAATGGGAGCGGAGTTTTCAGTTTATAACTTCCATGACATATTAGAGGCTACATGTAATTTTTCCGAAGAAAACAAACTTGGACAAGGTGGATTCGGCCCTGTATATAAG GGACACTTTCCGGATAGAAGCGAGATAGCAGTTAAGAGACTCGCTTCAAATTCAGGACAAGGCTTCATAGAGTTCAAGAATGAAGTCGAGCTAATAGCAAAGCTTCAACACAGGAACCTGGTTAGACTCTTGGGATGTTGCTCTCAAGGAGAAGAGAAAATACTGATCTATGAATACTTACCAAACAAAAGCCTCGACTTCTTCATATTTG ATGAAAAGAAAAAAGTTTTATTGGACTGGAACAAACGTCTTGCGATAATTGAAGGAATTGCGGAAGGACTTCTTTACCTACATAAGCACTCCCGGTTACGTGTCATACATCGTGATCTTAAACCAAGCAACATACTCTTGGACACCGAAATGAATCCTAAAATTTCAGATTTTGGACTAGCGAAAATTTCCACCTCAAGTAACATTGAAGAAAACACGACAAGAAGAGTGGTTGGTACATA TGGCTACATGGCTCCCGAGTATGCTTCCGAGGGCCTCTTCTCTACCAAATCTGATGTATTCAGCTTTGGTGTATTAATTCTTGAGATCCTTAGCGGGAAAAAGAATTCTGGTAGCAACCAATGCGGAGGGTTCATCAGTTTTATTGGATAT GCATGGCAGTTATGGGAAGAGGGAAGATGGACCGAGCTGGTTGATGTGTCATTGCTTCCCAAGTATCACTCGGTAGAAATGATGAGGTGCCTTAACATTGCGCTTTTATGTGTACAAGAGAATGCATCAGATCGACCAACCATGTTGGATGTGATCACAATGTTAAGCGGAGATACCATGATCCAACGGGAGCCTAAGCACCCACCATACTTCCATCTAAGGGTAGGTAATGAAGAGGCATCGGGTACTACTACCGATATGATCATATCTACCACAACGGCTAGATAG